The Rhododendron vialii isolate Sample 1 chromosome 8a, ASM3025357v1 genome has a window encoding:
- the LOC131335842 gene encoding probable inactive poly [ADP-ribose] polymerase SRO2 isoform X1 has translation METTGQHVHFRDLVADNNTRGQKLDDQINHSGTEEDSISDCESGISGPNNDEESQLFGNGLIELDEGDRLHQMIKRKFVSGLGSTGNHASVVAIYRNSCSSFTGQARLQSFRIFAKAMGNKCGGNANLRYAWYGGSKDEIEKIISYGFGHCGDNEDKGLYGHGIYLSPEDFSSDCVESTIVDKDGFKHLMLCRVVMGNMELVHPGSEQCHPSSEEFDSGADNLISPRKYIVWSTHMNTHILPEYVISFRAPCSTKRVQRIQAPMRRPTSPWMPFATLISVLSKFLPAPAMSLITKYHHEHRERKISRYDLIRRVREMAGDKLLTAVIKSYRDKELKSSPDFSTSNGSSASHRWSGRSSGGRQSG, from the exons ATGGAAACAACTGGCCAACATGTACATTTTAGAGATTTAGTTGCTGACAATAACACTAGGGGACAAAAATTAGATGACCAGATTAACCATTCGGGTACCGAAGAGGATTCGATTTCTGACTGTGAAAGTGGGATTTCTGGACCAAACAATGACGAGGAATCTCAACTGTTTGGCAATGGGTTGATCGAATTGGATGAAGGAGATAGGCTGCACCAGATGATCAAGCGGAAGTTTGTTTCGGGTTTGGGTAGTACTGGGAATCATGCCTCTGTAGTTGCTATATACAGAAATTCTTGCTCTAGCTTTACAGGACAAGCGCGCCTTCAATCATTTCGTATTTTTGCCAAAGCAATGGGAAATAAGTGTGGTGGTAATGCAAATTTGAGGTATGCTTGGTATGGCGGTTCGAAGGATGAGATTGAAAAGATTATTTCTTATGGTTTTGGTCATTGTGGGGATAATGAGGACAAGGGATTGTATGGCCATggcatctatctctctcctgaAGATTTCTCCAGTGATTG TGTGGAATCCACAATTGTTGACAAAGATGGCTTCAAGCATCTAATGCTTTGTCGCGTTGTTATGGGGAATATGGAGCTTGTCCATCCCGGATCAGAGCAGTGTCATCCGAGTTCTGAAGAGTTTGATTCTGGAGCCGACAATCTTATTTCTCCAAGGAAATATATAGTGTGGAGTACCCACATGAATACGCATATTTTGCCGGAGTACGTTATAAGTTTCAGGGCTCCTTGTTCCACAAAAC gTGTGCAAAGGATTCAAGCTCCAATGAGGAGACCAACTTCACCTTGGATGCCATTTGCTACTCTAATATCAGTACTTTCAAAGTTCTTACCTGCTCCTGCTATGAGTTTGATAACCAAGTATCATCATGAGCATAGA GAAAGGAAGATCTCGCGCTATGACTTGATCAGGCGAGTAAGAGAGATGGCAGGAGACAAGTTGTTGACTGCAGTCATAAAATCTTATAGAGACAAG
- the LOC131335842 gene encoding probable inactive poly [ADP-ribose] polymerase SRO2 isoform X2 has product METTGQHVHFRDLVADNNTRGQKLDDQINHSGTEEDSISDCESGISGPNNDEESQLFGNGLIELDEGDRLHQMIKRKFVSGLGSTGNHASVVAIYRNSCSSFTGQARLQSFRIFAKAMGNKCGGNANLRYAWYGGSKDEIEKIISYGFGHCGDNEDKGLYGHGIYLSPEDFSSDCVESTIVDKDGFKHLMLCRVVMGNMELVHPGSEQCHPSSEEFDSGADNLISPRKYIVWSTHMNTHILPEYVISFRAPCSTKRVQRIQAPMRRPTSPWMPFATLISVLSKFLPAPAMSLITKYHHEHRERKISRYDLIRRVREMAGDKLLTAVIKSYRDKVIMCF; this is encoded by the exons ATGGAAACAACTGGCCAACATGTACATTTTAGAGATTTAGTTGCTGACAATAACACTAGGGGACAAAAATTAGATGACCAGATTAACCATTCGGGTACCGAAGAGGATTCGATTTCTGACTGTGAAAGTGGGATTTCTGGACCAAACAATGACGAGGAATCTCAACTGTTTGGCAATGGGTTGATCGAATTGGATGAAGGAGATAGGCTGCACCAGATGATCAAGCGGAAGTTTGTTTCGGGTTTGGGTAGTACTGGGAATCATGCCTCTGTAGTTGCTATATACAGAAATTCTTGCTCTAGCTTTACAGGACAAGCGCGCCTTCAATCATTTCGTATTTTTGCCAAAGCAATGGGAAATAAGTGTGGTGGTAATGCAAATTTGAGGTATGCTTGGTATGGCGGTTCGAAGGATGAGATTGAAAAGATTATTTCTTATGGTTTTGGTCATTGTGGGGATAATGAGGACAAGGGATTGTATGGCCATggcatctatctctctcctgaAGATTTCTCCAGTGATTG TGTGGAATCCACAATTGTTGACAAAGATGGCTTCAAGCATCTAATGCTTTGTCGCGTTGTTATGGGGAATATGGAGCTTGTCCATCCCGGATCAGAGCAGTGTCATCCGAGTTCTGAAGAGTTTGATTCTGGAGCCGACAATCTTATTTCTCCAAGGAAATATATAGTGTGGAGTACCCACATGAATACGCATATTTTGCCGGAGTACGTTATAAGTTTCAGGGCTCCTTGTTCCACAAAAC gTGTGCAAAGGATTCAAGCTCCAATGAGGAGACCAACTTCACCTTGGATGCCATTTGCTACTCTAATATCAGTACTTTCAAAGTTCTTACCTGCTCCTGCTATGAGTTTGATAACCAAGTATCATCATGAGCATAGA GAAAGGAAGATCTCGCGCTATGACTTGATCAGGCGAGTAAGAGAGATGGCAGGAGACAAGTTGTTGACTGCAGTCATAAAATCTTATAGAGACAAG GTTATTATGTGCTTCTGA